The genomic stretch ATAATATAGGTTACCGTGTTAATAATTACATTTAACGATATATCAGAAAGGTTCATCGATTCTCGCTTTAAAGAGTGTGTTAAATTGAGTTATTTTGTATATATTTCATGCTTATTGAGGATAATAATAAACTATCCTGTCGAAATTAAAAAATTAACTTAAAAACATAATTTGTCAATGGATATAGATAAAGCAACTCAGACAATGATTGACAACCTGCACAAGAATACAGGAAAGACACTAGTGCAATGGACTGAAATTGTTAATAATGAAAGCATTACAAAACATGGAGAAATAATTAAGTTTTTAAAAGAGAAATACAATCTGACACATGGTTTTGCCAATCTTATTGCCCACAAATCAAAAGGCACGGATGCTGGTTCTGCTGACAATCAAGAAGACTTGATAATCAAACAATATCAAGGAAAAGAACAATTAAAACCATTTTATGAAAAACTAATGAATGAGATTTCTAAGTTTGGTAATGACATTGAAATTGCACCGAAGAACACCTATGTAAGTTTGAGAAGAAACAAGCAATTTGCAGTCCTAAACCCTGCAACAAAGTCACGCTTTGAAGTTGGTATTAATTTGAAAGGCCAAACTCCAAAAGGGAAATTGGAAGCTGAGAAACCTAATGCCATGTGTTCACATAAAATCAATTTGACAGACCTGGAGGATATTGACCTGGAAGTAATTGCGTGGATAAAATCAGCCTATGAACGTGCCGGATAAAAGTCATCTACTCATCAAACTTTAAATACTTTACCCTGATAATCTTACTCAAAAGTTCTACAATCTAAGGCCTCTTGCCAGGGCAGAAGACAAAAGCCGCTACTGAACTATGAAAAAAAAATACAAAATACTGATTCACATTGTCTACTGGATTTATATTATTAACCAGGGACTTTTCCCTTTTTATATCAATAAACTGGATGCAGCCCTTATGGAAAACTTCCAGTATTTCCAGGATGTTTTCATTAATACATTATTAAATGCCTTTTCCTTTTACAGTATTTACTACAGTTTCCCTTACCTGATCAAACTTAAATTTAAGCCATTGGGAATCCTGGCTGTGATTGTGCTTATTGGTGTTGTACTCTGCATAAGGCTGCCATTGAATTTTGCTTTTTGGAAATTCATTGTCAAACTACCTGAAAAAGAACTTGTTATACAATCAGCCTGGATTTGGAATGAATTCCGGTTAGTCATCATTACTGGAATATATGCCGTACTTATTCGTTTTATGATTGACTGGTTTGATTCTCAGAAGCTTAAAGATGAATTAATTAATCAACGACAAAGTAGTGAACTGGCATTACTACGGTCACAGGTTAATCCACATTTTCTTTTCAACACCCTGAATAACATATACTCTTTGGTTTACAAAAAATCGGAAGAAGCGCCTGCTGCTATTATGAAATTATCAAGAATCATGAGATATATGCTCTATGATTCCAACAGTGACCAGGTGCCGCTGGAGAAAGAGGTTGATTACCTTAAAAGCTTCATAGAATTACAGGAACTCAGGATCAATCAGCCCGATTATGTTGATTTCAGGATAGAGGGTGATATTGAAAACCGCACCATTGCTCCAATGCTACTCATCCCCTTTGTAGAAAATGCATTTAAACACGGTGGGAAAAACCATAGTCCTGGAATTACCATTTTTCTTTCTGCAGGCACCGCTCAGTTTCACTTTGAGGTTACAAATTATAAGAAGAAGAACGCATTAACAAAAGGGGATGAAATTGGTGGAATCGGACTTCAAAATATCATGCGAAGATTAGAACTCTTATATAAAGGCAAACATGAACTGAAGATTGAAGATGGACATGAAATCTTCAGGATTTCACTTGATCTGCATGCTTAAACGAAAATTAAGGCATGACTAAAAATAAGGATTCCATTGAAAAAATATATCAGAATACATACTAACCATCTAACGTCGAAAACATATGAGCACCTTGAAAATCAATTGTATAGCTATCGACGACGAACCACTTGCTCTCGATATAATCAAGGCGTACTGTGCTAAAGTACCCTTTCTGAACCTCCAGCATACATTCAGTAATGCCATCGACACCCTCGAATACCTTAGAAATAATACCATCGATCTGATGTTTCTTGACATTCAGATGGAAGAACTTACAGGTATTCAGCTGCTTAAGTCATTAAATCAGAAACCTTATGTGATCTTCACTACTGCCTACGACAATTTTGCCCTTCAAGGCTTTGACCTGGATGTAGTGGATTACATGCTGAAACCGATCTCTTTCGAGCGATTTTTGAAAGGTGTAAATAAAGTAAGTGAAAGGATGCAAAAAGAAAATTCTGAATCTGTTCAGGAAAAAAACGAAGTTCATATTGCTCCGGAAAATAAAGATAGTTCATACTTCTTTGTGAAAACTGAAACCCGCATTGAGAAAGTAGAAACAGCGGATGTACTTTACGTGGAAGGAATGGGCGATTACTGGCGGATTGTTACCAAAAACAGGCGAATCATGACGCTAATGAATGCAAAGAGAATAGAAGAAATTCTGCATGAACCCAAATTTTGCAGGGTACATAAATCCTATTTTGTGGCCATAGATAAAATCGAATTCGTCGAACGAAAACATATAAAAATCGCTAATGAACATATCCCTATCAGCGATACCTATCAGAAAAACTTCTTCGATCTCATTGAAAAAAGAAAAATGGCTTGACGAATATAGCTAATACCTTTCTCCTCTCCTTCTGACAATTCTTCGCTGACTTTCTCATTCTTAACGGTGAAAAGGCATTTCTAATCCGGTACACAGATACCGGATTTTTTATGGCTATCATAGATTATATTTGATTAAATATCAACATGTTAACTACATTTATATCACATTAATTCTAACTTAATTTTAACCAATAGGAGGAACGCAAAATGAAAAGAATCATATTACTGATCCTCGTCTGTGTAATTACAGCAGGTGTCAATGCCGGTGAAAAGGAGAATCTCAGCTATATCAAAGCAAACGGAAAGGTATATTTCGGATACAAAGTGAGATCAGGACTTTTTAATACCAGTATTCTGAATTCAGAAGGAAAAATAACCAAAGTAAAAAACAAGCATGTTGAAACCCTGGTCACAAAAGGAAAAATGTATGAGTTGCTACCTGTGATCATGCAGGACAAAAAAGTAGAATGTATGGCAATGATGGAATATGTTACAGCAAAAGATGGTCTCAGACTTTTCAAGTACTCCTGTTACCACGAATACTGTGACTTTTCCAGTGGAATCTTCCGGAAAGCACAGCCTGAAACCATCTATTTCGTTTACAAGGATGGGAATTTCCATCTTAGAGTAGATGCAAACAATGCTGCAACTGTATTACCCTTTTTTGGGATAAACGTTATTTCATAATTGATACAGACATAAACACATAATAAGAAAGGAGAAAGCGATGAAAGTGTTGATAATTCTCAGCTTTATAATTTCATCAACGTTATGGGTATCTGCATCCGAAAAGTCCGGTAACAGCTACATCATTGTTGGAAATGAGACTTTTTATTGTGATATGCTTCGGGTTGGTAAAGGAAGTACTAAAGCCTACCTGGGTGGAAAAAGGTTACTCAAAATGCCTACGCAGATGATTGATGCCTACTCGCAAAATGGAGTTGTGTTTGAAAAGATGCCGATTATTTGCAAGAACAATGATACCGCGGGTTGGGCATTCATGCAACTCATTTCTTCAAGAAATGGATATAGTCTCTACAGATACTGCAGCAATTGCATCCACTATGATCCGGCAGAAGGTACTATAAATCCCATTTATCCTGTATACAGGTATTACATCTTCAAGAAAGGGAAATTTGTTTCATTGGTGGATGAAAACAATGCAAAAGAACAGCTTGCAAAATTTGGTGTAAAAATGTTAAAATAAAGAGTGAAGAGAAACTTAATTACGAAAACCGGGGGGAACTCCGGTTTTTTTCATATTCCTGCTAATGGTTTCAGCCGCTGTAAATGCCGTTGAAAATGAGGCCTGAAGATTATATCCCCCTGTGTCCCCATCAATATCCAATACTTCACCTGCAAAAAACAGGTTGGCACAAACTTTCGATTCCATGCTCTGACTGGCTATTTCATCGATGTTCACACCCCCGCTTGTAACCATTGCCATTTTAAATCCTCCAATCCGTTCAATCTCAAATGGATACTCACACAATGCTGAAACAAGTTTGTTCCTTTGCTCCTTTCTCAATTCTGAGAGCTGAGTATCCACATCTATTGATTGATCCAATAAAACTAGCTTAACCAAACTCCTGGGAATATCAAATTGTTTAAGAAATGTTTGTATCAGAGTTTTCCCTGCTGTTTCAGCACTTTTTATAATTGAATCACGCAATACTTGTTCCTGAATATTGATAAGATTGATTTTTAAAACATCATCATTCATCATAAACCTGGAAAAATCAAGTATACCTGGTCCTGTTAATCCCTTATGCGTGAATCCGATATCACCATTTCGTTCCCTGATCTTCTTACCTCCCCTGTAAATGGACACCGGCCGGCTAGAAAGGGAGACTCCTGCCATTTCAGCAAATTTGTAAGACTTTATGATTACCGGTGAAAGAGCAGGCTTAGGGGTGACAATACTATGGCCTAATTTGCGGGCAAAATCATAACCATCACCGGTACATCCGGTTCCCGGGTACGATAAGCCCCCGGTGGAAATGAGCAGATAACGGCATAAATAACTTTGTTGGGCAGTTTCAACTTCAAAGTATTCAGCCTTCTTTCTTATTGCTGTCACAGCTTCATCCAATTGAATAGTAACTTTTCTTTTTCTGCATTCTTTCAAAAGGACTTCCAACACATCTGCTGATCGCTCCGTGGAAGGGAAAACCTTCCCATTTTTATCGGTAATTGTGCTCAAACTGCGGCTCTCAAAGAAATCAATCAGAGAAAGATTGGTAAATGCATACAATGCCTGCCGGAGGAATTTGGAATGATCTCCATAATGTCCAAGAAATTCACTAATATGTCCGGTATGAGTCAGGTTACATCTGCCAGAACCCGCAATCATCAATTTCCTCCCGGGCAATTTTTTCTTCTCAAGGATAAGGACTTTCCCAGTAGTGATATGTGATGCAGCAAACAAACCTGCAGGGCCTGCACCAATTATAATCACATCAAACTCTAACTGGGATTCCGACATTTTGGGAACGAATATTTGCAGCGCTAATTTACATGTTTAGAATGAACCTAATGGTTAGTTTCTGAATGTGAGCCTGAGTTTTAGCTTTTTGATTTTCATAGCCATATTTAAAGTATTTTTGGAGTCTCATAAAAAAGCCCCACTTTGTACAAATCGATACTTTATACCGCTCTTTTTCTTGGCCTGGCAGTCCTCACAGGTAGCTGGGGCTCTTCGGGACACCGGATTATAAGCACGAATGCTTCTCTTTCATTCAATCAGCAAATGCATGAATTCCATGAATGGACTGAGTTTCTTGCCGATCATGCATCTGATGCAGATTGGAGAAAAGATGAAGACCCTGATGAAGCTCCAAAGCATTATATTGATATGGACAGTTATTATTCATTTATTCTTTTGCATCGGATACCACAGACTTTTGATTCAGTAATCTCAATGTATGGGAGTGCGTTTGTGTATGATAATGGAATCCTGCCCTGGGCTACAGAATCAACTTTTAATTCCTTGCAATCCGCATTTGAATCCGGGAATTTTGACCAGGCTAAAATTCTTGCTGCTGATCTTGGCCATTATGTTGGTGATGGACATATGCCTATGCATATTACTAAAAACTACGATGGCCAATATACTGGCAATAATGGAATTCATTCAAGGTATGAATCATCCATGGTAAACGCATTCGATGACCAAATCATTTATTCCGGTGATTCAATCTCGCATATAGAAAACGTAAATGGTTATATATTCAATTATCTATACCATAATTACCAATACATTGATTCTATTCTGCTTGCAGACAATTATGCCAAAGATTTAACCGGCAGTACAAGTTCATCGGCTTATAAAAATGCACTTTGGGATAAAACCGGGAATTTCACCATTCAGCTGATGAAAGAAGCCTCTCATGCACTCACAGAATTGATTTATACTGCATGGGTCAATGCAGGAAGCCCTGCTGTCGGCCCATCTGCTATCAAAGAAAACAATAAAGCTTACCCGGCTTTAATAACATCAGTTACTGAGGATTATTCTTCCAATAATACGGTAATAAGGTATTCTGTATCTAAACCGACTCAACTCAAAATGTCTATCACAGATATTTATGGGAAACCATTATATCAGGTAGATAACACCTTTGCTGTGCCTGGCAATCATGTCATGCATTGGAGTTCCAGGGAAATGTCTTCCGGCGTGTATGTGCTTATACTCCAGACACCTACTTCAAAGGATACAAAGAAATTTGTTTATACCAGGTAACTTAAAAGGTCTCAATTTGAGTTTGTCACTTTGTATCTATTATAAAGGGAGCACTCTTCTTTGAATCCATAATAATCAACTTTGCATTGGGTGAAGTTGAAATTGCTTTTATCATTTCATATTGTAATTGTTTATCACTCAATCCAGTACTTAAGATTTTCTGATAATCGGCAATCCCTTGTGCCTCCACTCTTTTCCTTTCTGCTTCCTGTTTCTCCTTTTGAAGGACAAATGTCATTTTCTGAGCCTCTTGTTCTGCATTGATTTTTGATTCAATTGTAGTTTTTACAGATGCTGGCAATGTTATATTCCTGACCAGTAACTGTTCGAGTACCAATCCTCTTTCTTTAAAATCTTTCTCTATTGAACTGAAAATCTTTGACTGGAATTCATCCCTTTTTGATGAATAGAGGGCAACAGCATCATAATATACCGCATTGTCCCGAATTTTTGTCCGGCAGATCGGACGAACAACCAGGTTTTTGTAATCTGTTCCCAGTTGCTTTAAAATTCTCGGAGCTTCGGTTGGCAGTACTTTAAATAATACGGTAAGATCCAGTACGACTTCAAGTCCATCTGCCGATAAAACCCTGATAGCATCATCACCGGATTTTTCACCTTCATCATGCACACCTGACATGGTATAATTCTGTGTCCGGATATCAAAGGTGACTACTTCCACCAATGGGTTTATTACATTAAGACCACTTTCTAAAATACGGTCATTCACTTTCCCAAATAGTTTCTGTACACCAACCTGTCCGGGTTCAATTTGCTTTACTGAAGCCATGCTCAGTCCAATTAGAATAATTAAGACCCCTCCAATCCGGAAATAGTTACCATACCTTGCCAGTGGCGATTGTGTTCTGGATATTACAACACCGGCAATAATGACCATAAGGCCTAAAACAAGTAAGAACATGGCTTTATTTTTTTAGGTTTAAATAATAGGGTAAATATACTTAAACTCAAAAACAAGATCAAGTGTTGACAAGTTAATATATTGGATTATCTAACATATTTTTGCTAATAATTCAGGCAAGCACAATCAACATTCATTTCCATAATATTTTGTAAGTTTGGACATCAGAAAAGCATCGATTTAATCATTCAAAATCAAGAAAAATCCAATCGAACTAATGAGAACTTTTTTAATCAATTCAATATTTTTTCTTGCTGCAAGTAGTCTTATCGCACAAACAAATCCGACCCCTTATTCATTATCCTCAGGTAATTACCAGTTTAAACAATGGGATTCCCTCGCAGTGACCGGAACCTACCCTGCTAATATGGTATTCCAGTATGTACCATCTAATCGCTTAGGCCCATTCTATAATGATAGTGCCTCCGATTATTCCTGTCCTTATAACATGTCGAAAAGGCCCAGGATTAACGGCTATATGAGCAAAGGGATAGGCATTCTCACAACAAGCTCTTCTCAATACAATGACTGCAACTCCGGTACTGCTGAGAAAAGATTTATGGGTTCAATCCTTCTGGCTTTGAATGCCACAAACAGGGCAAACATCAAGGTTCAGTGGAAGAGTGAAACATTGGTTCCCGGTGATGGCAATGGAACTCCGGCCACTCCCAGGATATGGAACCTGCGTTTGCAATACAGGCTGGGTTCTTCAGGGAATTTCCAGGATGTACCCGGCCCTGTTGAATTTGTAGCAAGCATTAACACCGGTGATTCAGCGATTATTGGACCGGTTACCTTACCTGCCGACTGTAATAATAAACCTTTAGTTCAACTGCGGTGGATTTATTTCGAATCATCAGCCGGTAGTGGAGGAACCCGCCCGCGTCTGCGATTCGATGACCTGACTATCGCAAGTGATGCATGGGTAGGTCTGGAAGAACCTAATGCATTTAAAGCTCAATTGTTTCCGAATCCAACGGATCATTTCTTTTACTTCAGAAGTAATTCTCAGCACTGGGATTATCTAACCGTATCAGATGCCACCGGCAGAAATATGCTTGAATCTGAATTCACCGACGGTCCGATTGATTGCTCCTATCTTCAGAATGGACTCTATTTTATCCGGATATATTCAAGCACATCTCAGCTCCTGGGAACCTATAAATTACTGAAGAATTAATTAGGTTGCCTTAGGTTCTGAGCTTGTTTCATGAACTATTTAATCAGTGTTAAACCCTGGGATACAAGCTGGGGTTCAATAGGAATTTATGGATATTATTCATGGGAATAATACCTAACAGATGGGTACCATTATTTTTTTCGTGCACTCTCAATACAATAAGTCAGGCCTAAAGGCCCTGATTTTGTTAAGTTTCACATCCCCAGCCTAAAGACTGGGGATTCAAGATGAATACTCTAATCAGTTCTTTTTGAGTCATGCAGAATGAGCGGAAAACGAGACTCGAACTCGCGACCCTCAGCTCTAACAACTGAGCT from Bacteroidales bacterium encodes the following:
- a CDS encoding sensor histidine kinase, with translation MKKKYKILIHIVYWIYIINQGLFPFYINKLDAALMENFQYFQDVFINTLLNAFSFYSIYYSFPYLIKLKFKPLGILAVIVLIGVVLCIRLPLNFAFWKFIVKLPEKELVIQSAWIWNEFRLVIITGIYAVLIRFMIDWFDSQKLKDELINQRQSSELALLRSQVNPHFLFNTLNNIYSLVYKKSEEAPAAIMKLSRIMRYMLYDSNSDQVPLEKEVDYLKSFIELQELRINQPDYVDFRIEGDIENRTIAPMLLIPFVENAFKHGGKNHSPGITIFLSAGTAQFHFEVTNYKKKNALTKGDEIGGIGLQNIMRRLELLYKGKHELKIEDGHEIFRISLDLHA
- a CDS encoding prohibitin family protein; the encoded protein is MFLLVLGLMVIIAGVVISRTQSPLARYGNYFRIGGVLIILIGLSMASVKQIEPGQVGVQKLFGKVNDRILESGLNVINPLVEVVTFDIRTQNYTMSGVHDEGEKSGDDAIRVLSADGLEVVLDLTVLFKVLPTEAPRILKQLGTDYKNLVVRPICRTKIRDNAVYYDAVALYSSKRDEFQSKIFSSIEKDFKERGLVLEQLLVRNITLPASVKTTIESKINAEQEAQKMTFVLQKEKQEAERKRVEAQGIADYQKILSTGLSDKQLQYEMIKAISTSPNAKLIIMDSKKSAPFIIDTK
- a CDS encoding DUF4287 domain-containing protein, with protein sequence MDKATQTMIDNLHKNTGKTLVQWTEIVNNESITKHGEIIKFLKEKYNLTHGFANLIAHKSKGTDAGSADNQEDLIIKQYQGKEQLKPFYEKLMNEISKFGNDIEIAPKNTYVSLRRNKQFAVLNPATKSRFEVGINLKGQTPKGKLEAEKPNAMCSHKINLTDLEDIDLEVIAWIKSAYERAG
- a CDS encoding NAD(P)/FAD-dependent oxidoreductase → MSESQLEFDVIIIGAGPAGLFAASHITTGKVLILEKKKLPGRKLMIAGSGRCNLTHTGHISEFLGHYGDHSKFLRQALYAFTNLSLIDFFESRSLSTITDKNGKVFPSTERSADVLEVLLKECRKRKVTIQLDEAVTAIRKKAEYFEVETAQQSYLCRYLLISTGGLSYPGTGCTGDGYDFARKLGHSIVTPKPALSPVIIKSYKFAEMAGVSLSSRPVSIYRGGKKIRERNGDIGFTHKGLTGPGILDFSRFMMNDDVLKINLINIQEQVLRDSIIKSAETAGKTLIQTFLKQFDIPRSLVKLVLLDQSIDVDTQLSELRKEQRNKLVSALCEYPFEIERIGGFKMAMVTSGGVNIDEIASQSMESKVCANLFFAGEVLDIDGDTGGYNLQASFSTAFTAAETISRNMKKTGVPPGFRN
- a CDS encoding response regulator transcription factor; translated protein: MSTLKINCIAIDDEPLALDIIKAYCAKVPFLNLQHTFSNAIDTLEYLRNNTIDLMFLDIQMEELTGIQLLKSLNQKPYVIFTTAYDNFALQGFDLDVVDYMLKPISFERFLKGVNKVSERMQKENSESVQEKNEVHIAPENKDSSYFFVKTETRIEKVETADVLYVEGMGDYWRIVTKNRRIMTLMNAKRIEEILHEPKFCRVHKSYFVAIDKIEFVERKHIKIANEHIPISDTYQKNFFDLIEKRKMA
- a CDS encoding T9SS type A sorting domain-containing protein; the encoded protein is MYKSILYTALFLGLAVLTGSWGSSGHRIISTNASLSFNQQMHEFHEWTEFLADHASDADWRKDEDPDEAPKHYIDMDSYYSFILLHRIPQTFDSVISMYGSAFVYDNGILPWATESTFNSLQSAFESGNFDQAKILAADLGHYVGDGHMPMHITKNYDGQYTGNNGIHSRYESSMVNAFDDQIIYSGDSISHIENVNGYIFNYLYHNYQYIDSILLADNYAKDLTGSTSSSAYKNALWDKTGNFTIQLMKEASHALTELIYTAWVNAGSPAVGPSAIKENNKAYPALITSVTEDYSSNNTVIRYSVSKPTQLKMSITDIYGKPLYQVDNTFAVPGNHVMHWSSREMSSGVYVLILQTPTSKDTKKFVYTR
- a CDS encoding T9SS type A sorting domain-containing protein, giving the protein MRTFLINSIFFLAASSLIAQTNPTPYSLSSGNYQFKQWDSLAVTGTYPANMVFQYVPSNRLGPFYNDSASDYSCPYNMSKRPRINGYMSKGIGILTTSSSQYNDCNSGTAEKRFMGSILLALNATNRANIKVQWKSETLVPGDGNGTPATPRIWNLRLQYRLGSSGNFQDVPGPVEFVASINTGDSAIIGPVTLPADCNNKPLVQLRWIYFESSAGSGGTRPRLRFDDLTIASDAWVGLEEPNAFKAQLFPNPTDHFFYFRSNSQHWDYLTVSDATGRNMLESEFTDGPIDCSYLQNGLYFIRIYSSTSQLLGTYKLLKN